Within Vicia villosa cultivar HV-30 ecotype Madison, WI unplaced genomic scaffold, Vvil1.0 ctg.000936F_1_1, whole genome shotgun sequence, the genomic segment cctagttttgtctagtttttgttagaactttgtgttgcttcaagttaattgactaacatagtttggtataaggtcttggacctataaatgaactaattgctactgactttaagctttgttcatgttttcatttcctttttgttttgattaatggatgtttgttcgatgtttgttcgctaattgttaagtaacgatttatgcgatactttggtaacttcttgtgaatacTTTTGTGAGATGTTATAGTGCTTTTGTGTTTGACTTAGGACACTTTTCTCCTTGATTTGCTACTGCCATAGAGCTTTTACCTCTCATTTTCATGCTCTGCCTCTTCTTTCAtgctttgattgttgttagtttaagaggcgacgattgtttgttcttcctccaccttttgtggattattttctcttgggattcattgtgtgtagtctctcttaggagtagacttggttagggacttcattaagtcacctaccttgcttgttgcttttgcttatctcttactatatgcttaccatgttcccttagggtggtgacttcaatcttcattaagattagtcacatagaacaacttaggttgtagtctatgcatgataacataggtagagatcccttatccttgaccttagggccatttgtagattagaataacttagattagaagataggttagttcccctttgttcattcttttctttttcaacattaaaacactaataaataaagaggcgaatcacattaagaaagtgatagagaaatgagtgggattcattccctaatctgtttctcaatcacttagtggcatagaaatgagtgggattcattccctaatctgtttctcggtcactacttaatgggagagaaatgagtgggattcattccctaatctgtttctcaaacattaattaatgggatagaaatgagtgggattcattccctaatctgtttcttgaacattatataatgggatagaagtgagtgggattcattccctaatctgcttctagatcattatacattttatgtgattcgaatcgtgaagtaaattcccttaaaaaatacccaaccaaaaacatttaaaacacctaataaaggctcgaattaaaacaaagtgacgaagtggtgcgaaaccttgtattgggttttgttcatcatgtagttacataaaaaacacaaacccaagttcactcttttgccttgttaggcgcttaagaacatgttaagtcctttccaaaactaggcgtataagtctccaaaggtcgagcatcgtggatcgtgaccttaacctctgttcaactaaaaaacacaaaacaaatggaaactatggagccgaactacggtcgctctgattcctttaaagggatacgtaggcattgggtcgcggggcctaagcgagcacacttgtaaataattccttcttttccccgtatttcttttgcattcattcgcattcaggtttagacattagatacaccctttagatagaaacaaacataggtggataccatcgagtacgatgggcgtcaggggtgctagcaccttcccctcgcgtaaccgactcccgtgccctgtttctctggtcgaaagaccttgttcttatttcgagttaggttttctgatattcctttcccgcgatgggatgaatatattagtggcgactctgattccatttttcgcggtagcgacacacgTGACCTAGAGGATTTCAAAAGTATGTAACTTGTTGGagtcagagtagcgcaacggataaaAGAAGGACCACATGAGTCTGGGATAAGAATGGACGAGCTACTGGTAGGTTTTATGTTGGGATAGAAGTATCTTCCTGAGAGAACTCGTCGGAGCACCGTTTCGTTCATCTCAGCCTCTCTCGAGGATCCATCATAACCTCGAGAGGTGTTATTAACGGGTCAACATGGGAAGAGACTTTGTGGTTGACATGTGGTCCGATGTTCGTAGACCATCAGTTAAGCTTGTAGGTATTAAGGGTTAGACAGAGCATCATGACTGCGGGAATGCTGAATACAAATGTAGAATTTCATTTGACATAGACTCTGTATAGCTATGTATGGTACACTTGAGTATGCATGAAGATTGGATCGTGGTTGCAGGTTAACTGTGGGATTTCATTTTTCATCAGTGGAATCTTGTGCGAAGTTGTTGAATATCAATGATATAGTTGTGGAATGTTACACCATTGTGGCTTGTAGTGACGATTGTTACGTTCAAAACCGAAATGAGGATCGAAGTAAGGAGCCTTGATTGTATGAATAAGGGTAAACCTGGAACAACCATACTGAGCACCGGGAAGTTAGGATTTAAGACCCAGAATTTGGAGATCTCCTAAcgacattgtatggactcgagtggagaataatttgaagtgtcgTCGCAGAAGTGACGTTGTGGCAGTAATTCTCGaatgggaagtaattcaaggagctgagtgaatcagtaatgtGTGTTGAGCAAGGGTGAGCACACCAGAGATTGAACGGCGAATGTCCGACATGAGACGCCGCTAGGGTTCTAGAGTTATGGAAGTCCAATATAGAACATTGAAGGTCTAGGACCTAGGAAGAATCTTTTCCCAGGTATGTCAAAACAAAGTATCTGAAGAGATGTGTTGAGTAAGGATTAGGGTTTTGGTCATGAGTAGTGGAGCACAAGTGTTTCGATGGGTTGTGCTTTCTCGGATGGAGCAACTTTCGGACGGAATCGGAAGATCTATCCAAGGGAGGGACACGAAGACATCGTTGTCATTGTGATCGaaaagaattcgaggacgaattctatttaaggagggagagaatgtaacaccccgattctCCGACACcggtaattattatttaattggttAAATGGTAATTAAAGGGCACATTGGTCTTACTCCAATTGATGAGTAGCATGTACATTTATATACTAAGTTTGATCATAAGTGAGTTAGTGGAGCAATTAGAGGTGAAGAGAATAGTTAGAACCAAAGAATATTGGTTAGAAACCAACCATATGGCAAGGGTGTAATTAAAGCCCAGTTGGAGGGCATAACGGACAATAATCTCTTGTTGCATGGACATAATAATATCTTGGTGGAATATTATATGCCAAATCAGAATTTTATGAAAGAGAAACTTGGAAACAAAGGAAAGGAAGAAGAACTTATGTTCAACAAAGTCATTTTCGCAACAATGGTGCAGCACCCACTAAAAAGGTAATATctttctgctcgtaactccgattgaaaCAATTTAGGACTTttcggaaagctaacgaaattctctaCGATTTGCATATATGGTTTGCATTCATAGGTACTGTATTGATGGAGATAAACAGGTTTGAAGTTGAGTGATCCATGCTGAAAGTGTGAAAAAGAGGGTTACGGGTTTGTTCATGTTAGAAGTGAAGTTTTGATCAAGAGGCAAGTTCAATGGCAGCAAAGAACACATTTCTAACCTCTATTTaacaaggtgagtccttagatagaagattggggttttgcatgtTGGGCACAATTGAGGTTAGAGATTTTGAGAGATAATCCATGATCTTGATGTTAAAAATGTTTTGGTGTTCATTGTTGATAGCATGTGATAATTACTTGCTTTATACATACCTATGTTAGCTACATGCATGTTTGATTAGTGTTATACTATGATTCTTATCCTTTGCGTGTGGGAATTTGGGGCTTGGAGACCCCAATCACGCTTTGATTTTGCTGTGCATAACAGAGTTCGTTGTAGCGAACtttggttcgctgtagcgaactgaatAGCGAATAAGTCTGGGAGTTGACTTGATTTATTCGCTGGAGCTCGCTACTGTTTGCTATAgtgaatcggggcttcgctggcagttcgctgtagcgaacttgcCTATGCCGAAGAGAAGTTTGCTTCTGTTTGGGTTTGTTGTAGCGAACATAAATTCACGTAGTGAACTATTCTGATGCAGAAATTGTGTTTTCTTCCCTTGAGTGCAGTTTGGTCCCGTAGCCGGAATCGGACTCCTCCCCGACTAATAGTACATATCTATATGTCACATGTGCGGTGTTTTATGACACGTAATATCGTAATTCCATTCGATTATATATGTTGTGTGTTATGCATAATATTGGAATATAGAAATTCAATTGCTCATGAATAATTGTTTATGCACATGAATGAAATGCAATAGTATGTGATGGATTACTATGACCCGCTGTTTTGGATAAACATTCGGGATTGTTTGTATTGTATGATTCGACGCTTGTCATactgtgtatgcttgaatcgaagtagaccaggtactaggttacgattcggaccgtgggtccttgagtcgtctgtgggactgccctgatcGTGGATCACAGAGGCACACACCTGAACTACTGTTGCAGTGTGTTTGTGAGGGTCTGGAGACATTTTACTCACATGGCGTTAACACACTCGCGTActcggtatggtggcgttatgcggctaagtaggcctacgcataacaggtaaaccatctctagtgatgccatgtaggctacatcattaggttcctacccggatgggctaatgcgtcgagacggcgtgttgcacttagcgttaacaccacgtgcgtacaggtGATTAATGGGAcgatgtcgcctcttaggcaaggtcatctcgcagctaTGTAGGCTTGTGAGAACCTATCTAATCACTCTTGCAGgatgcttgtgcaagtctcttgacaaataggcatgggtgaacccactgAGGGTGTGTTTGTAACCTAgtagtggtattaacgtacttctggatttCCCGTACATGGGTAtaggtctgcatacgtgtttgttgtactatttgtgtacttgtgatatgatgactcatATGGTGGATGATTCGTGTGTTTGCTCCGTAtgtgtaccggatgtgaggatgcCCCCGAATCAAAGGTCGATTCGGTTTGTTGgtacatgtaccctgtagaaccgagtggacccataggataggaggactcactgagatttagtaatctcaccccaatcatcttatctttttcaggtgcaaTTTGTAGTGTGTGATTTGTAGCAGGTTCGGATTGAAGATTTAGAAGTGGTGTTGGCTCAAAGACCTTGTTAGATCTTatcttccgctgtgcagatccattgaagatacACGTTTTGTTATTCCTAGTATATTTTCATGTTGTATTtattatggatctttctatatctataacttttgtatgtactcaataccaattttaacgtttcatgcataatatactagtcagttatgtggGGGGTGTTATAATAATCGCCAAGCTGCTTGCATGAATAGAATGAAGTATCTCCTAAATATCTGTATAGATTGACCAGTGTAGCTGTCCCCCAACAATATATACCGCATTTATCCAAGTCTCTCAACATGGTAAATATTTTGCCTCGACAAGAGTAAAAGCCTTGTCGGCAAGAATAGTACAACCTAACAGCAACATCATGTAGGCTCTGGCAGCACCGGTAAAGTTATCAGCAACTCTTTGTTGCTCAAATACTTGCTTCAACCAATCTAACTTATAATAAGGACCCCTTACGGAAGAAGCCTCCTCAGATGCATCACTCAGTGAAACACCAAACAACTCAATAGCAGATGAATAGCATCATAATCAGTGACAACATAATCGGGGTCAACCAACTCACCCCGAATAGATAAATGAAGAAGACACAAAACATCATCTAGCGTAATGGTCATCTCGCCGAACAACATATGAAATGACGATGTTTCAGGATGCCATCTCTCAACAAAAGCAGATATAAGATGCGTATCTACTCTCTCCAAACTAGTACACGACAGTGATGACAGGCCAGAGGCAACTAACCAATCATTCATCGCCCTTGGGAGATGATGCAGAATCCATCCTATTAATTTACTGTCATGTGCAGCAACCTTTAAGGTTGTCTTTGGTCGTCTCTCctgaaaataatttgtaatatatGTGTTAACACATaagtatatataatttaaaattattcaacataaatttttaaattcttcAACCTAAAACGAGATATTAACGTACCTCGCCGAACCATAAATGGCGGGCAACATGGTCCTGATACCTAGTAAAAAGAGAAGTATCGCTCGGTCCTCCGAGAAATCCCGGGTGCTGCGGACCAGCCTCCGGTGCAGCTTCCTGATGTCCCTCGCCTTCAGCCTCTCGACGTTGTCTTCCTCCTCGGCGCATTCCGTCGATCAAACTTCCTCTTCTACGAAccacttaaaaaaataaataaaagataattaaaatataaataaaatatatattaaaaaaatatttaaaactacCAAAACCGGAACACCAAGCATTGGGTTATCCGGCTGCTGTTTGTGAAAACCGGAACCCCAAGCATTGGGTTATCCGGCTGCTGTTTGTGAAAATCGGAACTCCAAGCTTTGGGATGTCCGGTTGGTGTTTTCAAAATTTTCCAAAACCGGAACACCCAGCCTTGTGATGTCCAGTTCGTGATTATCCAAAAAAAAGAACCGAAAAACCTACTTGTGTGTTATCCGGTTGTGCAAAACAAAAATATGCGCCTCAGTACAATTTTGTGCAAAAtgagtgaaaagtgaaaacttttaatttttttaactatttataCAGGGGTAAATTCGTCCAATTAAATATTTTGTTGGGGTATAGGAATAATTGTTGGGGTACATGGTATAATTTTTCTGAAAAATACGGACTTTAATTTTAAGGCCTAAGCTCTATGAATTTTTGAGCCTGACGGGCCGGCTCATATGAGATAGTCCATTTTGACCGTTCTACTTTTTTGCTCCTacgaaaaaacaatttttttagaaaaaaatatacttttg encodes:
- the LOC131632343 gene encoding protein MAIN-LIKE 2-like gives rise to the protein MRRGGRQRREAEGEGHQEAAPEAGPQHPGFLGGPSDTSLFTRYQDHVARHLWFGEERRPKTTLKVAAHDSKLIGWILHHLPRAMNDWLVASGLSSLSCTSLERVDTHLISAFVERWHPETSSFHMLFGEMTITLDDVLCLLHLSIRGELVDPDYVVTDYDAIHLLLSCLVFH